A window of Juglans regia cultivar Chandler chromosome 7, Walnut 2.0, whole genome shotgun sequence contains these coding sequences:
- the LOC109001484 gene encoding rop guanine nucleotide exchange factor 3, which yields MDNLSNSDDYDLGYQPSVSSVDQNDLSTSETPGRSTMSGSPFAYCRTNSEASAFSEPTDGNSFSSEPSPSPWPVAKSRSLYRLPMKPHRQVVDDKLDDHESTDLELEMMKERFAKLLLGEDMSGGGKGVCTAVTISNSITNLYATVFGQNLRLEPLSPEKKALWKREMYCLLSVCDYIVEFSPTLKDLDDGTTVEMMASTARSDIYINLPALQKLDMMLIEIMDSFEDTEFWYAKQGSMSGNSVRSGSFRRVSRRKEDKWWLPVPCVPPGGLSEKARKHLQHKRDCANQIHKAAMAINSTILAEMEIPESFVATLPKSGKSCLGESIYRCMCTGDKFSPEHFLDCLNITSEHEALELADRVEASMYTWRRKACMSHSKSSWDLVKDLMADSDRSDKNHVLAERAESLLFCLKQRYPELSQTTLDTSKIQYNRDVGQAILESYSRVLEGLAFNIVAWIEDVIFVDRT from the exons ATGGATAATTTGTCGAATTCTGATGATTATGATCTGGGTTATCAACCTTCAGTTTCTTCAGTGGATCAAAATGATCTATCAACTTCAGAAACTCCAGGGCGTTCTACGATGAGTGGGAGCCCTTTTGCATACTGTAGGACTAATTCTGAGGCCTCAGCCTTCTCAGAGCCTACAGACGGAAACAGCTTTTCTAGTGAACCTTCTCCTTCCCCCTGGCCAGTAGCCAAATCCAGATCCCTCTACAGACTACCAATGAAGCCCCACAGGCAAGTTGTGGACGATAAACTTGATGATCATGAATCTACTGATTTAG AGCTTGAAATGATGAAGGAAAGATTTGCAAAACTTCTGTTGGGTGAAGACATGTCTGGAGGTGGGAAAGGTGTCTGCACTGCTGTGACTATCTCAAATTCCATAACAAACCTCTACG CAACTGTATTCGGCCAAAACTTAAGGTTAGAGCCTCTGAGTCCTGAGAAGAAGGCTTTGTGGAAAAGAGAAATGTATTGTCTTCTATCTGTGTGTGATTACATAGTGGAGTTTAGCCCAACCTTGAAAGATTTAGATGATGGGACAACTGTGGAG ATGATGGCAAGTACAGCAAGATCGGATATTTATATTAATCTTCCTGCATTGCAGAAGCTTGACATGATGCTCATA GAAATAATGGATAGTTTTGAAGATACGGAATTCTGGTACGCGAAACAGGGGAGCATGTCGGGGAATTCAGTTCGTTCAGGCTCATTTCGAAGGGTTTCTCGGCGGAAAGAAGACAAATGGTGGTTGCCAGTTCCATGTGTTCCTCCAGGTGGCCTCTCTGAGAAGGCAAGGAAGCACTTGCAACACAAACGGGACTGTGCTAATCAAATTCACAAGGCCGCCATGGCAATTAACAGTACTATTCTTGCAGAGATGGAAATCCCAGAATCATTCGTGGCAACTCTTCCAAAA AGTGGAAAATCATGTCTAGGAGAATCGATTTACCGCTGTATGTGTACCGGAGATAAATTCTCACCAGAACATTTTCTTGACTGTCTGAATATAACATCCGAACATGAAGCACTTGAGCTTGCAGACAGGGTTGAAGCTTCTATGTACACATGGAGGCGTAAAGCATGTATGAGCCATTCAAAGTCATCCTGGGACCTGGTAAAGGATCTCATGGCTGACTCTGACCGGAGTGACAAAAATCATGTTCTAGCAGAGAGAGCTGAAAGTTTACTGTTCTGCCTCAAACAGAGGTATCCTGAGCTATCACAGACAACATTGGACACTAGCAAGATTCAGTACAATAGG GATGTGGGGCAAGCAATATTAGAGAGCTACTCAAGGGTGTTGGAAGGCCTAGCGTTCAACATTGTAGCTTGGATTGAAGATGTTATTTTTGTAGACAGAACATGA